From a region of the Corallococcus coralloides DSM 2259 genome:
- a CDS encoding sigma-54-dependent transcriptional regulator, with translation MARILVIDDHDTLREGMTVTLTRSGHTVSAVRSGADGLAAYKKGPFDLVVTDLKMDGMDGIAVTRALKQADPGAVVMVVTAFGTIETAVQAMQEGAYDFITKPFPPEVLRAKVDKGLELSATRRQVERLTARTDAHDADAALTHRDLVGDSEPMQRLLAQVRKVAASDATVLVRGESGTGKELVARMIHQRSPRKDGPFVVVHCAALAETLLESELFGHERGAFTGAVKRKLGRFELADGGTLFLDEIGEIPASVQTKLLRVLQEKELQRVGGEETLKVDVRVVSATHRDLQAEVKAGRFREDLYYRLHIVPLTLPPLRERPEDLPALARHFVAKHAPRVNRRVTGIDDATLHALTRHAWPGNVRELENVMEQALVFAEGDTLTPQDLPSHLAGQTPRMDAGLPVPQGDRPLPEILEDLERQLIARAYEKAGGVKTETARLLGIKTSALYYKLEKYGFLPRGERPEEAS, from the coding sequence ATGGCCCGCATCCTCGTCATCGACGACCACGACACCCTCCGCGAGGGCATGACCGTCACCCTCACCCGCTCCGGCCACACCGTGTCCGCGGTGCGGAGCGGGGCGGACGGGCTCGCCGCATACAAGAAGGGCCCCTTCGACCTGGTGGTCACGGACCTGAAGATGGACGGCATGGACGGCATCGCCGTGACGCGCGCGCTCAAGCAGGCGGACCCTGGCGCCGTCGTCATGGTGGTGACGGCGTTCGGCACCATCGAGACCGCCGTGCAGGCCATGCAGGAGGGTGCCTACGACTTCATCACCAAGCCCTTCCCCCCGGAGGTGCTGCGCGCCAAGGTGGACAAGGGCCTGGAGCTGTCCGCCACGCGCCGCCAGGTGGAGCGCCTCACCGCCCGCACGGACGCGCATGACGCCGACGCCGCCCTCACCCACCGCGACCTGGTGGGCGACAGCGAGCCCATGCAGCGGCTGCTCGCCCAGGTGCGCAAGGTGGCCGCGAGCGACGCCACCGTGCTGGTGCGCGGCGAGAGCGGCACCGGCAAGGAGCTGGTCGCGCGGATGATCCACCAGCGCTCCCCGCGCAAGGACGGCCCCTTCGTCGTGGTGCACTGCGCGGCCCTGGCGGAGACGCTCCTGGAGAGCGAGCTGTTCGGCCACGAGCGCGGCGCCTTCACCGGCGCGGTGAAGCGCAAGCTGGGCCGCTTCGAACTGGCCGACGGCGGCACCCTCTTCCTGGACGAGATTGGAGAGATTCCCGCCTCCGTGCAGACCAAGCTGTTGCGCGTGCTCCAGGAGAAGGAGCTGCAGCGCGTGGGCGGAGAAGAGACGCTCAAGGTGGACGTGCGCGTGGTGAGCGCCACGCACCGCGACCTCCAGGCGGAGGTGAAGGCGGGCCGCTTCCGCGAGGACCTCTACTACCGGCTGCACATCGTCCCGCTCACCCTGCCGCCCCTGCGCGAGCGCCCCGAGGACCTGCCCGCGCTCGCGCGCCACTTCGTCGCCAAGCACGCGCCCAGGGTCAACCGGCGCGTCACCGGCATCGACGACGCGACGCTGCACGCGCTCACCCGCCACGCGTGGCCCGGCAACGTGCGCGAGCTGGAGAACGTGATGGAGCAGGCGCTCGTCTTCGCCGAGGGAGACACGCTCACCCCGCAGGACCTGCCCTCGCACCTGGCCGGCCAGACGCCGCGCATGGACGCGGGGCTGCCGGTGCCCCAGGGCGACCGCCCCCTGCCCGAAATCCTGGAGGACCTGGAGCGCCAGCTCATCGCCCGCGCCTACGAGAAGGCCGGCGGCGTGAAGACGGAGACCGCCCGGCTGCTGGGCATCAAGACCTCCGCGCTGTACTACAAGCTGGAGAAGTACGGCTTCCTGCCGCGCGGCGAACGCCCCGAAGAAGCTTCGTAG